The sequence GCCTGCCATGAAGGAACCAGAACCTGAGAAGATAAATCCTATGAGAGCTGAGGATAGGAAGAAGAATCTAGTGAAGGAGTACCAGCCACCTATCCTGTATCCAGCTCGACTGAGGCAGGAAAAGGTTGACCAGCAGTTTGGTAAGTTTCTAGACCTTTTTAAACAACTGTGCATTAACCTTccttttgttgaggctattttacagatgccgaagtatgcaAAATTTCTGAAGGAGATATTGAGCAATAAGAGGAGACTGGAGGATTTGGGATTGGTGATCCTGAGCGAAGAGTGCACCGCCATTCTGCAAAACAAGCTGCCTGTTAAGAAGCATGATCCAAGGAGTTTCACTATACCCTATGCCATTGGTGAATTAACTGCTAGTGGTGCATTAGCTGACTTAGGAGCTAGTATTAATTTGATGCCCACTAGCTTGTTTGATAAACTTGGTTTGAGTGAGCctaaacccactaggatgagcattcaGTTAGCCGATAGGACTATTAAGATTCCTAGGGGTATAATTAAGGATGTACTTGTTAAGGTAAACAAGTTTATATTTCCTGTAGATTTCGTTgtaatggatatggagggtgagagTGTTGTGCCACTGATCTTAGGTAAACCTCTCCTTGCTACATCTAGGGTCGTTATAGATGTTTGTAATGGGAAGCTCTAACTTAGGGTAGATGACGAGACTATCACCTTTGACTTAGCGACTTCCATGAGACATTCCCTAGACTATAATGATACTATTTTTTCTATGGATGTCTTAGATGATGTTGTTGAGTCTCATATGTAGGAAATTTTTCTTGATGACCCTTTGCAGGTTGCATTGCAGGGAGATGAGAGggagttgtccaacgagcaagtgttaGAACAACTCGCTTGTTTGTTGGCTAGTGAGCACAACCGTTCTACTGACCCGTTTGTTTCTATTGATAGGTCAGACGTGTAGAAGTTGAAACCTTCAATTGAGGACCCTCTAGTCCTAGAGTTGAAGGAGCTACCCAAGCACTTGAGTTATACCTACTTGGATGAGGCAAAGAGGCTGCTAGTCATTATTGCAGCAGACTTGACTCctgaggagagggagatgacGCTATTATCTCTCAGGAAGTACCCTACGGCCTTCGCATACAAGATTGCGGACATCCCAGGAATCAACCCCAGTTTTTGCTCACACAAAATCCTAATGGAGGATAGTTTCAAGCTAGTGGTGCAGCCACAAAGATGAATTAACCCGAACATGAAGGAGGTGgtgaaaaaggaggtaattaaacctCCTGATTGAGGTTTAATTTTTCCCATAT is a genomic window of Ricinus communis isolate WT05 ecotype wild-type chromosome 2, ASM1957865v1, whole genome shotgun sequence containing:
- the LOC125369335 gene encoding uncharacterized protein LOC125369335 encodes the protein MLTERQPGTLPSNTESNRREHYKAITLQSGKQLSSSLPVANDDDIVVQDEPAMKEPEPEKINPMRAEDRKKNLVKEYQPPILYPARLRQEKVDQQFGKFLDLFKQLCINLPFVEAILQMPKYAKFLKEILSNKRRLEDLGLVILSEECTAILQNKLPVKKHDPRSFTIPYAIGELTASGALADLGASINLMPTSLFDKLGLSEPKPTRMSIQLADRTIKIPRGIIKDVLVKVNKFIFPVDFVVMDMEGESVVPLILGKPLLATSRVVIDEIFLDDPLQVALQGDERELSNEQVLEQLACLLASEHNRSTDPFVSIDSSWVSPEQVVPKKGGMTVIKNEKDELIPIRTLHYIEFVQHKKEFGQFQDETRAQFQGLNYMLQQLMHGLDRLLHGSCATTTAPPSVPSPTPHPPTDPTSEDVPLADYQQ